A genomic segment from Panthera tigris isolate Pti1 chromosome A1, P.tigris_Pti1_mat1.1, whole genome shotgun sequence encodes:
- the LOC102951676 gene encoding kelch repeat and BTB domain-containing protein 6 isoform X1 has translation MQSREEAPRSRRLASPRGGKRPKRVHKPTVSAFFTGPEELKDTAHSAALLAQLKSFYDARLLCDVTIEVVTPGSGPGTGRLFPCNRNVLAAACPYFKSMFTGGMYESHQANVTMHDVDAESFEVLVDYCYTGRVSLSEANVERLYAASDMLQLEYVREACASFLARRLDLANCTAIFKFADAFGHRKLRSQAQSFIAHNFKQLSQMGSIREETLADLTLAQLLSILRLDSLNIELEQTVCHVAVQWLEASPKERGPNAAEVFKCVRWTHFTDENKDYLEGLLTNTIVKKYCLDLIEGALQMRYGDKLCKSLVPKPESSGGSSGSGTSGGGGGGGSGGSGSGNSSGGGGGGSGCGSSSSSSMVPTSENPPQRLGVCAKKMVIFFGHPRDPFLCCDPYTGDIYKVPSPLTCLAHTRTVTTLAVCVSPDHDIYLAAQPRKDLWVYKPAQNSWQQLADRLLCREGMDVAYLNGYIYILGGRDPITGVKLKEVECYSVQRNQWALVAPLPHSFISFDLMVIQNYLYALNSKRMFCYDPSHNMWLKCVSLKRNDFQEACVFNDEIYCICDIPVMKVYNPVRGEWRQINNIPLVSETNNYRIINHGQKLLLITSRTPQWKKNRVTVYEYDTRGDQWINIGTTLGLFQFDSNFFCLSARVYPSCLEPGHSFLTEEEDVPSESSTEWDLGGFSELDSESGSSSSLSDDDLWVQVAPQ, from the coding sequence GGTGGTGACACCTGGCAGCGGGCCTGGCACCGGCCGCCTCTTCCCCTGCAACCGTAACGTGCTGGCTGCCGCGTGTCCCTACTTCAAGAGCATGTTCACAGGTGGCATGTACGAGAGCCACCAGGCGAATGTGACCATGCATGATGTGGATGCCGAGTCCTTCGAGGTGCTGGTCGACTACTGCTACACAGGTCGTGTATCCTTGAGTGAAGCCAACGTGGAACGCCTTTACGCGGCCTCTGACATGTTGCAGCTCGAGTACGTGCGGGAAGCTTGTGCCTCCTTCCTAGCCCGCCGCCTTGACCTGGCCAATTGCACCGCCATCTTTAAGTTTGCCGACGCCTTCGGCCATCGCAAACTGCGATCACAGGCCCAGTCCTTCATCGCCCACAACTTCAAGCAGCTCAGCCAGATGGGTTCGATTCGGGAAGAGACTCTGGCAGACCTGACCCTCGCCCAGTTGCTGTCTATCCTGCGCCTTGATAGTCTAAACATAGAGCTTGAGCAGACCGTGTGTCATGTGGCAGTGCAGTGGTTGGAAGCGTCTCCCAAGGAGCGCGGTCCCAACGCTGCGGAAGTCTTCAAGTGTGTCCGCTGgacccacttcacagatgaaaaTAAGGACTACCTGGAAGGGCTGCTGACCAACACCATTGTGAAGAAGTACTGTCTGGACCTTATCGAAGGGGCCCTGCAGATGCGATACGGTGACAAGTTGTGCAAGTCTCTGGTGCCGAAGCCAGAGAGCAGTGGCggcagcagcggcagcggcactagcggcggcggcggcggcggcggcagcggcggcagcggcagcggcaacagcagtggcggcggcggcggcggcagcggctgcggcagtagcagcagcagctcTATGGTACCTACATCAGAAAATCCGCCCCAGAGGCTGGGTGTGTGCGCTAAGAAGATGGTGATCTTCTTTGGACATCCTAGGGATCCCTTTCTGTGCTGTGACCCGTACACCGGAGATATTTACAAAGTGCCGTCACCTCTGACCTGCCTTGCTCACACCAGGACTGTAACCACCTtagctgtctgtgtctctccagaCCATGACATCTACCTGGCTGCCCAGCCCCGGAAAGACCTGTGGGTGTATAAGCCAGCCCAGAATAGTTGGCAGCAGCTTGCCGACCGCCTGCTGTGTCGCGAGGGCATGGATGTGGCCTACCTCAATGGCTACATCTACATCTTGGGTGGGCGAGACCCGATTACCGGCGTTAAATTGAAGGAAGTGGAATGCTACAGTGTTCAGAGAAACCAGTGGGCACTGGTGGCTCCGCTACCCCATTCTTTTATATCCTTCGATCTAATGGTAATTCAGAACTATCTTTATGCTCTCAACAGCAAGCGCATGTTCTGCTACGATCCTAGCCACAATATGTGGCTGAAGTGTGTTTCTCTGAAGCGCAATGACTTTCAGGAAGCCTGTGTCTTCAACGACGAGATCTACTGTATCTGTGACATCCCAGTCATGAAGGTCTACAATCCAGTCAGAGGAGAGTGGAGGCAGATCAATAATATTCCCTTGGTGTCGGAGACCAACAACTACCGGATAATCAATCACGGCCAAAAACTGTTGCTGATCACGTCGCGCACCCCACAGTGGAAGAAGAACCGGGTGACCGTGTATGAATATGACACTAGGGGAGACCAGTGGATTAACATAGGTACCACGTTAGGCCTCTTCCAGTTTGATTCCAACTTCTTCTGCCTGTCAGCTCGTGTTTATCCTTCCTGCCTCGAGCCTGGTCACAGTTTCCTCACGGAGGAAGAAGATGTGCCGAGTGAATCCAGTACTGAATGGGATTTAGGTGGATTCAGTGAGCTGGACTCTGAGTCAGGAAGTTCAAGTTCTCTATCTGATGatgatttgtgggttcaggtAGCTCCTCAGTGA